The following coding sequences lie in one Rutidosis leptorrhynchoides isolate AG116_Rl617_1_P2 chromosome 6, CSIRO_AGI_Rlap_v1, whole genome shotgun sequence genomic window:
- the LOC139853677 gene encoding uncharacterized protein, with translation MTAPRTVKEVQSLTGKLAALTRFLSKAAERQLPFFKTLKGFLKQKSFVWSSEAETAFQEMKKLLKTLPTLIAPVDGEILYLYISVANEAFGSVLIAKRNKIQKLVLRRYFQGHPVHVLTNLPINAIKGQVMADYLAEMSGELEVVNERTALKLKYLQLLKEMAAHFEHFELAQVPRSQNKKADALSKLAALTFSHFQKQVWVEELPSKSADSDLLVASVTEAQPNWMEPILQYRPL, from the exons ATGACCGCGCCAAGAACGGTTAAAGAGGTGCAAAGTTTGACAGGAAAACTGGCTGCGTTAACGCGTTTTTTGTCTAAAGCTGCCGAAAGACAGTTGCCGTTTTTTAAAACTCTAAAAGGTTTTTTGAAGCAAAAAAGTTTTGTTTGGTCCAGTGAAGCAGAAACTGCATTTCAAGAAatgaaaaagttgttgaaaacCTTGCCTACCCTAATAGCGCCAGTTGATGGcgaaattctttatctttatatatcCGTGGCAAATGAAGCTTTTGGCTCAGTTCTAATCGCGAAAAGGAATAAAATACAAAAGCTggt GttaagaagatattttcaagggcatccagtGCATGTGTTAACTAATCTGCCGATCAA cGCGATAAAAGGTCAGGTTATGGCAGACTATCTCGCTGAAATGTCTGGAGAGTTGGAGGTGGTCAATGAGAGAACCGCGTTAAAACTG AAATACTTGCAGTTATTGAAAGAAATGGCAGCGCATTTCGAGCATTTTGAACTTGCGCAAGTGCCAAGAAGTCAAAACAAGAAGGCGGATGCTTTGAGCAAATTGGCCGCTTTAACGTTttcgcactttcaaaaacaagtatgggttgaggaattaccaaGTAAGTCAGCAGATAGTGACTTATTGGTAGCATCTGTTACAGAAGCACAGCCAAATTGGATGGAGCCAATCCTGCAATATAGACCCCTATGA